A genomic stretch from Zeimonas sediminis includes:
- a CDS encoding ABC transporter ATP-binding protein: protein MSTTPALSLEGVTCTFVSRDDPGQRYTAVRDVTLRIAPGEFVSVVGPTGCGKSTLLNVGAGLLEPSTGKVEVFGQPLAGINARAGYMFQAEALMPWRSALDNVIAGLQFRGVPDAEARAQGEEWLRRVGLGGFGDRYPHQLSGGMRKRVALAQTLILDPDIILMDEPFSALDIQTRQLMENEVLELWAASRKAVLFITHDLDEAIAMSDRVVVLSAGPASHPIGEFTVDLPRPRDVAEIRTQPHFIELHERIWAVLREEVLKGYAQQKRVA, encoded by the coding sequence ATGTCGACGACGCCCGCGCTCTCGCTCGAAGGGGTCACCTGCACCTTCGTTTCCCGGGACGACCCCGGGCAGCGCTACACGGCGGTGCGCGACGTCACCCTGCGCATCGCGCCCGGCGAGTTCGTGTCGGTCGTCGGGCCGACCGGCTGCGGCAAGTCGACGCTGCTCAACGTGGGCGCGGGCCTGCTCGAACCCTCGACCGGCAAGGTCGAGGTGTTCGGCCAGCCGCTAGCGGGCATCAACGCGCGCGCCGGTTACATGTTCCAGGCCGAGGCGCTGATGCCCTGGCGAAGCGCGCTGGACAACGTGATCGCCGGCCTGCAGTTCCGCGGCGTGCCCGACGCCGAGGCCCGCGCGCAGGGCGAGGAGTGGCTGCGCCGGGTCGGCCTCGGCGGTTTCGGCGACCGCTACCCGCACCAACTGTCGGGCGGCATGCGCAAGCGGGTCGCGCTTGCCCAGACCCTGATCCTCGATCCCGACATCATCCTGATGGACGAGCCTTTCTCGGCGCTCGACATCCAGACCCGCCAGCTGATGGAGAACGAGGTCCTGGAGCTGTGGGCCGCGAGCCGCAAGGCGGTCCTGTTCATCACCCACGACCTCGACGAGGCGATCGCGATGAGCGACCGTGTCGTCGTGCTGTCGGCCGGCCCGGCCTCGCACCCGATCGGCGAGTTCACGGTCGACCTGCCGCGCCCGCGCGACGTGGCCGAGATCCGCACCCAGCCGCACTTCATCGAGCTGCACGAGCGGATCTGGGCGGTGCTCAGGGAGGAGGTCCTGAAAGGCTACGCGCAACAGAAGCGCGTTGCGTGA
- a CDS encoding GntR family transcriptional regulator: protein MHATSPPLSGAPQARRLADQAYATLKSWLFAFSLMPGDRLSETELASKLAVSRTPLREALHRLQHEGLVQTLPKAGWIVAPLDFARIDQLYDFRILIERHAVSRLCALGGAGLPVEIDALEAIWACAPGDRQTDPRVVGELDEGFHASLVATLRNDEILKSHREITDRIRIVRRLDFTQPERVAATYDEHARVLSAVRAGQADLAEGLIGAHIEHSKREVRKITLEMLDRARVRSFPSPRS, encoded by the coding sequence ATGCACGCGACGAGCCCGCCACTGTCCGGCGCCCCGCAGGCCCGGCGCCTGGCCGACCAGGCCTACGCCACGCTGAAGTCCTGGCTGTTCGCGTTCTCGCTGATGCCCGGCGACCGGCTCTCCGAGACCGAGCTCGCCTCGAAGCTCGCGGTCAGCCGAACGCCGCTTCGCGAGGCGCTGCATCGCCTGCAGCACGAAGGCCTGGTGCAGACGCTGCCCAAGGCGGGCTGGATCGTCGCGCCGCTGGACTTCGCGAGGATCGACCAGCTCTACGACTTCCGCATCCTGATCGAGCGCCATGCGGTGTCGCGCCTGTGCGCGCTGGGCGGCGCAGGCCTGCCCGTGGAGATCGACGCACTGGAAGCGATCTGGGCCTGCGCGCCCGGCGATCGGCAGACCGATCCGCGGGTCGTCGGCGAGCTCGACGAGGGCTTTCACGCCTCGCTGGTGGCCACGCTGCGCAACGACGAGATCCTGAAGTCGCACCGCGAGATCACCGACCGGATCAGGATCGTGCGGCGCCTCGACTTCACCCAGCCCGAGCGCGTCGCGGCGACCTACGACGAGCACGCCCGGGTCCTGTCGGCGGTCCGCGCGGGGCAGGCCGACCTCGCCGAAGGGCTGATCGGCGCGCACATCGAGCACAGCAAGCGCGAGGTGCGCAAGATCACGCTCGAGATGCTCGACCGCGCGCGGGTCAGATCTTTTCCGTCTCCCCGCTCTTAG
- a CDS encoding dipeptide ABC transporter ATP-binding protein, whose amino-acid sequence MSTQVPLLRVDDLAVDFRTRRGTVHAVRGVSFELHKGRTLGIVGESGSGKSVTSYAVMKILDRAARIAGGAIEFGGISIAGASEAVMGDLRGREISMVFQNPRAALNPIRPIGRQIEDVLIRHAQATRATARARAIETLEKVRIRDAAARYHAYPFELSGGMCQRVVIALALACRPQLLIADEPTTGLDVTTQKAVMELIRDLIRSEGMAMVLITHDLGLAGEYCDDIVVMERGLVVEAKPARALFTEPEHPYTRRLIRATPHGAASVADLLPVDDEPRAAVEHPQAAAPTRSSAAAAEARPAVPLLEVVDLSRHYPAPATLRTMLKKRSERPVYKAVDGISFSIMPGESVGLVGESGCGKSTTSSMLMRLLEPSGGSIRFQGKDISLIRAADFARSPLRRELQMVFQDPTESLNPRSTAFDAIADPLRSLLAMRDEAAVRARVGELAAQVGLPGELLDRLPHQLSGGQKARVGIARAVATQPSLLVLDEPTAALDVSVQAVVLNLLADLRRRYRMSYLFVSHDLEVVRLLCDRVIVMRAGRIVEQGPAAEVLSNPADPYTRALLEAIPRPPFLRRAAPEPLALRAAS is encoded by the coding sequence ATGAGCACGCAAGTACCCCTGCTGCGGGTCGACGACCTGGCCGTCGACTTCCGGACCCGGCGCGGCACCGTGCACGCGGTGCGCGGCGTTTCCTTCGAGCTTCACAAGGGGCGCACGCTGGGCATCGTGGGCGAATCCGGCTCGGGCAAGTCGGTCACCTCCTACGCGGTGATGAAGATCCTCGACCGGGCGGCCCGGATCGCCGGCGGCGCGATCGAGTTCGGCGGCATCTCGATCGCCGGCGCGAGCGAGGCCGTGATGGGCGACCTGCGCGGCCGCGAGATCTCGATGGTGTTCCAGAACCCGCGCGCCGCGCTGAACCCGATCCGGCCGATCGGCCGGCAGATCGAGGACGTCCTGATCCGCCATGCGCAGGCGACGCGGGCCACGGCCCGGGCGCGGGCGATCGAGACGCTGGAGAAGGTGCGGATCCGCGACGCCGCCGCGCGCTACCACGCCTATCCGTTCGAGCTCTCCGGCGGCATGTGCCAGCGCGTGGTGATCGCGCTGGCGCTGGCCTGCCGCCCGCAACTGCTGATCGCGGACGAGCCCACCACCGGGCTGGACGTGACGACACAGAAGGCGGTGATGGAGCTGATCCGCGACCTGATCCGCTCCGAAGGCATGGCGATGGTGCTGATCACCCACGACCTGGGGCTGGCCGGCGAGTACTGCGACGACATCGTCGTGATGGAACGTGGCCTGGTGGTCGAGGCGAAACCCGCGCGAGCACTGTTCACCGAACCCGAGCACCCGTACACCCGGCGGCTGATCAGGGCCACCCCGCACGGCGCGGCGAGCGTCGCCGACCTGCTGCCCGTCGACGACGAGCCGCGGGCCGCCGTCGAGCACCCGCAGGCCGCCGCCCCGACACGATCCTCGGCTGCGGCCGCGGAAGCGCGGCCGGCGGTCCCTCTGCTCGAGGTCGTCGACCTGTCCCGGCACTACCCGGCGCCGGCCACGCTGCGCACCATGCTGAAGAAGCGCTCCGAGCGGCCGGTCTACAAGGCGGTCGACGGGATCAGCTTCTCGATCATGCCGGGCGAGAGCGTCGGGCTGGTCGGCGAATCGGGCTGCGGCAAGTCGACGACCTCCAGCATGCTGATGAGGCTGCTCGAGCCGTCGGGCGGGAGCATCCGCTTCCAGGGCAAGGACATCAGCCTGATCCGCGCCGCCGATTTCGCGCGCTCGCCCTTGCGCCGGGAACTGCAGATGGTCTTCCAGGACCCGACCGAGAGCCTGAACCCGCGCTCGACCGCGTTCGACGCGATCGCGGACCCCTTGCGCAGCCTGCTCGCAATGCGCGACGAGGCGGCGGTTCGAGCCCGGGTCGGGGAACTGGCCGCGCAGGTCGGCCTGCCCGGCGAACTGCTCGACCGGCTCCCCCACCAGCTCTCCGGCGGCCAGAAGGCGCGCGTGGGCATCGCGCGAGCGGTCGCCACGCAACCATCGCTGCTGGTGCTCGACGAGCCGACCGCCGCGCTCGACGTGTCGGTGCAGGCGGTCGTGCTGAACCTGCTCGCCGATCTGCGCCGCCGCTACCGGATGAGCTACCTGTTCGTGAGCCACGACCTGGAGGTGGTCCGCCTGCTCTGCGATCGGGTGATCGTGATGCGCGCCGGCCGCATCGTCGAGCAGGGACCGGCCGCCGAGGTGCTGTCCAATCCCGCCGATCCGTACACGCGGGCGCTTCTCGAAGCGATCCCGCGCCCGCCCTTCCTTCGCCGGGCCGCCCCCGAACCACTCGCGCTGCGAGCCGCCTCATGA
- a CDS encoding ABC transporter substrate-binding protein, translating to MTAVPAIAALPASALAQGIEKKKVTIAVGGKNLFYYLPLTIAEQLGYFKDEGLDVEIVDFAGGSAALRAVVGGSADVVSGAYEHTINLQSKGQIFTAFVLQGRAPQIVLAVSTKTMPGYKTIADLKGKKIGVTAPGSSTNMMANFVLAKGGLKPTDVSFIGVGAGKGAISAVQSGQVDAIANLDPVISMLDAQGLLKIVSDTRTLKDTEAVFGGPMPAGCLYAPEAFVKNNPNTAQALASAMVRALKWLQQAGPSDIVKTVPESFLLGDRALYLAAWTKVREAMSPDGLIPEAGSKTALRTLQAFDKNLQGKAIDLSKTYTNAFVRKALARAK from the coding sequence ATGACGGCCGTGCCAGCGATCGCCGCGCTGCCCGCTTCGGCGCTCGCCCAGGGCATCGAGAAGAAGAAGGTGACGATCGCCGTCGGCGGCAAGAACCTCTTCTACTACCTGCCGCTGACGATCGCCGAGCAGCTCGGCTACTTCAAGGACGAGGGCCTCGACGTCGAGATCGTGGACTTCGCCGGCGGCTCGGCGGCCTTGCGCGCGGTGGTGGGCGGTTCGGCCGACGTCGTCTCCGGCGCCTACGAGCACACGATCAACCTGCAATCCAAGGGCCAGATCTTCACCGCCTTCGTGCTGCAGGGCCGGGCGCCGCAGATCGTGCTGGCGGTGTCCACGAAGACGATGCCCGGGTACAAGACGATCGCCGACCTGAAGGGCAAGAAGATCGGCGTGACCGCGCCGGGCTCGTCCACGAACATGATGGCCAACTTCGTGCTCGCCAAGGGCGGGCTCAAGCCCACCGACGTTTCCTTCATCGGGGTGGGTGCCGGCAAGGGCGCGATCTCGGCGGTCCAGTCCGGCCAGGTCGACGCGATCGCCAACCTCGATCCGGTCATCTCGATGCTGGATGCGCAGGGCCTGCTGAAGATCGTTTCCGACACCCGCACGCTGAAGGACACCGAGGCGGTGTTCGGCGGCCCGATGCCGGCGGGTTGCCTGTACGCGCCCGAGGCCTTCGTGAAGAACAACCCGAACACCGCGCAGGCGCTGGCCAGCGCGATGGTCCGCGCGCTCAAGTGGCTCCAGCAGGCCGGGCCCTCGGACATCGTGAAGACGGTGCCCGAGTCCTTCCTGCTCGGCGACCGCGCGCTCTACCTCGCCGCCTGGACAAAGGTCCGCGAGGCGATGTCGCCCGACGGCCTGATCCCCGAGGCCGGCAGCAAGACGGCGCTGCGCACGCTGCAGGCCTTCGACAAGAATCTGCAGGGCAAGGCGATCGACCTGTCGAAGACCTACACCAACGCCTTCGTCCGCAAGGCGCTCGCGCGCGCGAAGTGA
- a CDS encoding YbaB/EbfC family nucleoid-associated protein has product MMKNQLAGLMKQAQQMQENMKKMQEQLAQVEVEGQSGAGLVKVVVTCRNDVKRISIDPSLLADDKDMLEDLVVAAMNDALRRAEQTAAERMGSVTSGLPLPPGFKMPF; this is encoded by the coding sequence ATGATGAAGAACCAGCTCGCGGGCCTGATGAAGCAGGCCCAGCAGATGCAGGAAAACATGAAGAAGATGCAGGAGCAGCTGGCCCAGGTCGAGGTCGAGGGCCAGTCCGGCGCTGGCCTGGTCAAGGTCGTCGTCACCTGCCGCAACGACGTCAAGCGCATCAGCATCGACCCCAGCCTGCTCGCCGACGACAAGGACATGCTCGAGGACCTGGTCGTGGCCGCCATGAACGACGCGCTGCGCCGTGCCGAGCAGACCGCCGCCGAGAGGATGGGTTCGGTCACTTCCGGCCTGCCGCTGCCCCCCGGCTTCAAGATGCCGTTCTGA
- a CDS encoding CaiB/BaiF CoA transferase family protein, with protein sequence MNEKVASPATPGASAAGPLAGLRVLELGQLIAGPFAGRMMADFGADVIKVEPPARAGAEGGDPLRKWRKLHPDDPSGTSLWWSVQARNKRSVTVDLKAKAGQQIVRELAARADIVVENFRPGALEKWGLGYEQLSAANPGLILVRLSGYGQTGPYRDRPGFGAIAESMGGMRYVTGFPDRPPVRMNLSIGDSLAALHAVIGALMALHHRRETGKGQVVDVALYEAVFNMMESTLPEFDRYGIVRERTGTNLTGIVPSNTYPTADGRHIVIGGNGDSIFKRLMRAIGRDDLADDPGLANNAGRAARAQEVDDAIAAWTSAHTLDEGLAVMEAADVPSGRIYSVADMVDDPQYRARGMIERAVLADGTPLAMPAAVPKLSDTPGATRWPGPRLGEHTDAVLAELGYDAARIAALRADGVI encoded by the coding sequence ATGAACGAGAAGGTCGCGAGCCCCGCGACACCCGGGGCGTCCGCCGCCGGCCCGCTGGCCGGCCTGCGCGTGCTCGAACTCGGCCAGCTGATCGCCGGGCCTTTCGCGGGCCGGATGATGGCCGACTTCGGCGCCGACGTGATCAAGGTAGAGCCGCCGGCCCGCGCGGGCGCCGAGGGTGGAGACCCGCTGCGAAAGTGGCGCAAGCTGCACCCCGACGATCCGTCGGGCACCTCGCTGTGGTGGTCGGTGCAGGCGCGCAACAAGCGCTCGGTCACCGTCGACCTGAAGGCGAAGGCCGGCCAGCAGATCGTGCGCGAGCTGGCCGCGCGCGCCGACATCGTGGTCGAGAACTTCCGGCCCGGGGCGCTCGAGAAATGGGGGCTGGGCTACGAGCAGCTGTCGGCCGCGAACCCGGGCCTGATCCTGGTGCGACTGTCGGGCTACGGCCAGACCGGGCCCTATCGCGACCGGCCCGGCTTCGGCGCGATCGCCGAGTCGATGGGCGGCATGCGCTACGTGACCGGCTTTCCGGACCGCCCGCCGGTGCGGATGAACCTGTCGATCGGCGACTCGCTGGCCGCGCTGCACGCGGTGATCGGTGCGCTGATGGCGCTGCACCACCGGCGAGAGACCGGCAAGGGGCAAGTGGTCGACGTGGCGCTCTACGAGGCGGTGTTCAACATGATGGAGAGCACGCTGCCCGAGTTCGACCGCTACGGCATCGTGCGCGAGCGCACCGGCACCAACCTGACCGGCATCGTCCCGTCGAACACCTATCCGACCGCCGACGGCAGGCACATCGTGATCGGCGGAAACGGCGACTCGATCTTCAAGCGGCTGATGCGCGCGATCGGCCGCGACGATCTCGCCGACGACCCGGGGCTCGCGAACAACGCGGGCCGCGCGGCGCGCGCGCAGGAGGTCGATGACGCGATCGCGGCCTGGACCTCGGCCCATACGCTCGACGAAGGGCTGGCCGTGATGGAAGCGGCCGATGTGCCCAGCGGCCGCATCTACAGCGTGGCCGACATGGTCGACGATCCGCAGTACCGGGCGCGCGGCATGATCGAGCGCGCCGTGCTCGCCGACGGCACGCCGCTGGCGATGCCGGCCGCGGTGCCCAAGCTGTCGGACACGCCGGGCGCCACCCGCTGGCCCGGGCCGCGGCTGGGCGAGCACACCGACGCGGTGCTTGCGGAGCTGGGCTACGACGCGGCGCGGATCGCTGCCTTGAGGGCCGATGGCGTGATCTGA
- a CDS encoding ABC transporter permease, producing MKISSFQLRVWQALVLAGVLGFWHVMTSPTLLPPFYFDNPNQAAFFFGEPLKVFGRVVEWFVSGEIYRHLGITLFETMAAFVIGTVSGLAVGMWLALSPTAAAILDPYIKAMNSMPRVILAPIFSVWFGLGVWSKVALGFTLVFFIVFFNVYQGVREVSPNILASARMLGANKRQLLRHVYLPSATSWVFSSLHTSVGLAFVGAVVGEYLGSAAGVGYLILQAEGTFDMNTVMAGIVVLTGFALVLDWVVGVVEKRLMKWQPKSGETEKI from the coding sequence ATGAAGATTTCCTCTTTCCAGTTGCGCGTGTGGCAGGCGCTGGTGCTCGCGGGAGTGCTCGGCTTCTGGCACGTGATGACCAGCCCCACGCTGCTGCCGCCTTTCTATTTCGACAACCCCAACCAGGCCGCGTTCTTCTTCGGCGAGCCGCTGAAGGTGTTCGGCCGCGTCGTCGAGTGGTTCGTCAGCGGCGAGATCTACCGTCACCTGGGCATCACGCTTTTCGAGACGATGGCGGCCTTCGTGATCGGCACCGTGTCGGGCCTGGCGGTCGGCATGTGGCTCGCGCTGTCGCCTACCGCCGCGGCCATCCTCGACCCGTACATCAAGGCGATGAACTCGATGCCAAGGGTGATCCTTGCGCCGATCTTCTCGGTCTGGTTCGGCCTGGGCGTGTGGTCCAAGGTCGCGCTCGGCTTCACGCTGGTCTTCTTCATCGTCTTCTTCAACGTCTACCAGGGCGTTCGCGAGGTCAGCCCGAACATCCTGGCCAGCGCGCGGATGCTCGGCGCCAACAAGCGCCAGCTGCTGCGCCACGTGTACCTGCCGAGCGCCACCAGCTGGGTGTTCTCCAGCCTGCACACGTCGGTCGGGCTGGCTTTCGTGGGGGCGGTCGTCGGCGAATACCTCGGCTCGGCCGCGGGTGTCGGCTACCTGATCCTGCAGGCCGAGGGCACCTTCGACATGAACACCGTGATGGCCGGCATCGTCGTGCTGACCGGATTCGCGCTGGTGCTCGACTGGGTGGTGGGGGTGGTCGAGAAGCGGCTGATGAAGTGGCAGCCTAAGAGCGGGGAGACGGAAAAGATCTGA
- the atzF gene encoding allophanate hydrolase, translating into MTDRPLPHTIRESLQSGPPACEEVARRIRARWQAILALKQAPGGDPAWIHVATPEQIDAQLEALASRDPANCPLYGISFAVKDNIDVAGWPTTAACPGFAHVAERTAEVVRALLEAGAILLGKTNLDQFATGLVGTRSPYGAVPNAFSPDHVSGGSSSGSASVVARGLVHFSLGTDTAGSGRVPAGFNNLVGLKPTPGLVSNEGVLPACRTLDCVSVFALTADDAALVFEQIEGNERTLAATPRFHPPVVPRLDFGPAPRLGVPDAPVFGSEAWREAFGESVARASGLGLPVSQFEMAPLSEVARLLYEGPWVVERRIVAGDAIVRGADGIDPVVAKVISAGGAYTAADAFSALYRVREIGASLAGLWDRFDALMVPTAPGLPTIAAVAAEPIARNSELGFYTNFVNLLGWSAVAVPAGFTPDGLPFGVTFIGPGGADRALLALAARWQRALGLPLGRRLAPIPAAPDEAPPSAAPAPRGTVRLAVVGAHLRGMPLHWQLVEAGAAFVAETATSARYRLYALAGTEPAKPGLVRTAEGGVPIALELYDVPLGRFGAFVAQVPPPLGIGNVELADGSWVKGFVCEPWALAAASDISAHGGWRAWLAAR; encoded by the coding sequence ATGACCGACAGACCCTTGCCCCACACGATCCGGGAGTCCCTGCAGTCGGGCCCCCCTGCCTGCGAAGAAGTCGCGCGCCGGATCCGCGCCCGCTGGCAGGCGATCCTGGCGCTGAAGCAGGCGCCGGGCGGCGATCCCGCATGGATCCACGTGGCCACGCCGGAGCAGATCGATGCCCAGCTCGAGGCGCTGGCGAGCCGGGACCCGGCCAACTGCCCGCTCTACGGCATCAGCTTCGCGGTCAAGGACAACATCGACGTGGCCGGCTGGCCCACGACCGCCGCCTGCCCGGGCTTCGCGCACGTCGCCGAGCGCACGGCCGAGGTGGTCCGGGCGCTGCTCGAGGCCGGCGCGATCCTGCTCGGCAAGACCAACCTCGACCAGTTCGCGACCGGCCTGGTCGGCACCCGCTCGCCGTACGGCGCGGTGCCGAATGCCTTCTCGCCCGACCATGTCAGCGGCGGCTCCAGCTCGGGGTCGGCCTCGGTGGTGGCGCGCGGGCTGGTGCACTTCTCGCTGGGCACCGACACCGCGGGGTCCGGGCGCGTGCCGGCGGGCTTCAACAACCTGGTGGGCCTCAAGCCGACGCCCGGGCTGGTGAGCAACGAAGGCGTGCTGCCTGCCTGCCGGACCCTCGACTGCGTGTCGGTGTTCGCGCTGACCGCCGACGATGCGGCGCTGGTCTTCGAGCAGATCGAGGGGAACGAGCGAACGCTGGCCGCGACGCCGCGCTTCCACCCGCCGGTCGTGCCGCGCCTGGACTTCGGCCCGGCGCCCAGGCTCGGCGTTCCCGATGCGCCGGTCTTCGGCAGCGAGGCCTGGCGCGAAGCCTTCGGCGAGAGCGTTGCCAGGGCGAGCGGCCTGGGCCTGCCTGTCTCGCAGTTCGAGATGGCGCCGCTCTCCGAGGTCGCCCGCCTGCTGTACGAGGGCCCCTGGGTCGTCGAGCGCCGGATCGTGGCCGGCGACGCGATCGTCCGCGGCGCCGACGGGATCGACCCGGTCGTGGCGAAGGTGATCTCCGCGGGCGGCGCCTACACCGCCGCCGACGCGTTCTCGGCCCTGTACCGGGTCCGCGAGATCGGCGCCTCGCTGGCCGGGCTGTGGGACCGTTTCGATGCGCTGATGGTGCCCACCGCGCCGGGGCTCCCCACGATCGCCGCAGTCGCCGCCGAGCCGATCGCCCGCAACAGCGAGCTGGGCTTCTACACGAACTTCGTCAACCTGCTCGGCTGGTCGGCAGTGGCCGTGCCGGCCGGCTTCACCCCCGACGGGCTGCCCTTCGGCGTGACCTTCATCGGACCGGGCGGCGCCGACCGCGCGCTGCTCGCGCTGGCGGCGCGCTGGCAGCGCGCGCTCGGCCTTCCGCTGGGCCGCCGGCTGGCGCCGATTCCGGCCGCGCCCGACGAGGCCCCGCCGTCGGCGGCACCGGCGCCGCGCGGCACGGTCCGCCTCGCGGTGGTCGGCGCCCACCTGCGCGGCATGCCCCTGCACTGGCAGCTGGTCGAGGCCGGCGCCGCCTTCGTCGCCGAGACCGCCACATCGGCCCGCTACCGGCTGTACGCGCTGGCGGGCACGGAGCCGGCAAAGCCCGGGCTGGTCCGCACCGCCGAGGGCGGCGTGCCGATCGCGCTGGAGCTCTACGACGTGCCGCTCGGGCGCTTCGGGGCCTTCGTGGCGCAGGTGCCGCCGCCGCTGGGGATCGGCAACGTCGAGCTCGCCGACGGCAGCTGGGTGAAAGGCTTCGTCTGCGAGCCCTGGGCGCTGGCCGCGGCCAGCGACATCTCGGCGCACGGCGGCTGGCGAGCCTGGCTGGCCGCGCGCTGA
- the recR gene encoding recombination mediator RecR gives MKAPAPLEALTEALRRLPGVGARSAQRFAYHLLQHDREGAALLARALSEAVGRIRHCSRCNTFTELEVCETCSSPRRDPSQLCVVETPADQLMVEQTMAYNGLYFVLMGRLSPLDGIGPRQIGLARLLERAADPALREVILATNFTQEGEATAHYIGELLRARGLKVSRLARGVPVGSELEYVDPSTIAQAMRDRRSV, from the coding sequence ATGAAGGCGCCGGCTCCGCTCGAAGCGCTGACCGAAGCCCTGCGCAGGCTGCCCGGCGTGGGCGCGCGCTCCGCGCAGCGCTTCGCCTACCACTTGCTGCAGCACGACCGCGAGGGCGCGGCGCTGCTCGCGCGTGCCCTGTCCGAGGCGGTGGGGCGTATCCGTCACTGCAGCCGCTGCAACACCTTCACCGAGCTCGAAGTCTGCGAGACCTGTTCGTCGCCGCGCCGCGATCCCTCGCAGCTGTGCGTGGTGGAAACGCCCGCCGACCAGCTGATGGTCGAGCAGACGATGGCCTACAACGGCCTGTACTTCGTGCTGATGGGGCGGCTGTCGCCGCTCGACGGCATCGGGCCCAGGCAGATCGGCCTGGCCCGCCTGCTCGAGCGGGCCGCCGACCCCGCGCTTCGCGAGGTGATCCTGGCCACCAACTTCACGCAGGAAGGCGAGGCCACCGCGCACTACATCGGCGAGCTGCTGCGCGCGCGGGGGCTCAAGGTCTCCCGGCTGGCGCGCGGGGTGCCGGTTGGCAGCGAGCTCGAATACGTGGACCCGAGCACGATCGCGCAGGCGATGCGCGATCGGCGCTCGGTGTGA